The proteins below are encoded in one region of Streptomyces ficellus:
- a CDS encoding ParA family protein produces the protein MTTAHTMKMMDGQHVNAMAGNESGRESTHFAAYDEVPEGHFYDPDAEYEPDPEYAATLAPDAARQRRERIGPTGRPLPYFPIPGPLTDHGPAKIIAMCNQKGGVGKTTSTINLGAALAEYGRRVLLVDFDPQGALSVGLGVNPMELDLTVYNLLMERGMSADEVLLKTAVPNMDLLPSNIDLSAAEVQLVSEVARESTLQRALKPLLQDYDYIVIDCQPSLGLLTVNALTAAHKVIVPLECEFFALRGVALLTETIEKVQERLNPELELDGILATMYDSRTVHSREVLARVVEAFDDHVYHTVIGRTVRFPETTVAGEPITTYASNSVGAAAYRQLAREVLARCHAE, from the coding sequence ATGACGACAGCCCACACGATGAAGATGATGGACGGCCAACACGTGAACGCCATGGCCGGCAACGAGAGTGGCCGAGAGTCCACCCACTTCGCCGCCTACGACGAAGTCCCCGAGGGGCACTTCTACGACCCTGACGCCGAGTACGAGCCCGACCCGGAGTACGCGGCCACGCTCGCCCCCGACGCCGCACGCCAGCGTCGCGAGCGCATCGGCCCCACCGGACGGCCCCTGCCGTACTTCCCGATCCCCGGGCCCCTGACCGACCACGGGCCCGCGAAGATCATCGCGATGTGCAACCAGAAGGGCGGCGTGGGCAAGACGACGTCGACCATCAACCTGGGTGCCGCGCTCGCGGAGTACGGACGCCGGGTCCTGCTCGTCGACTTCGACCCGCAGGGAGCCCTGTCGGTCGGCCTCGGCGTGAACCCGATGGAGCTCGACCTCACCGTCTACAACCTGCTCATGGAGCGGGGCATGTCCGCGGACGAGGTCCTCCTGAAGACCGCCGTGCCCAACATGGACCTGCTCCCCAGCAATATCGATTTGTCAGCCGCCGAAGTGCAGTTGGTGAGCGAGGTCGCGCGCGAGTCCACGCTCCAGCGCGCGCTCAAGCCGCTGCTCCAGGACTACGACTACATCGTGATCGACTGCCAGCCCTCGCTCGGTCTGCTGACCGTGAACGCGCTGACGGCGGCTCACAAGGTCATAGTGCCGCTGGAGTGCGAGTTCTTCGCCCTGCGCGGCGTCGCGCTGCTGACCGAGACCATCGAGAAGGTCCAGGAGCGGCTCAACCCGGAGCTCGAACTCGACGGCATCCTCGCGACGATGTACGACTCGCGCACGGTGCACAGCCGCGAGGTGCTCGCCCGGGTCGTCGAGGCCTTCGACGACCACGTGTACCACACGGTGATCGGCCGGACCGTGCGCTTCCCGGAGACCACGGTCGCGGGCGAGCCGATCACCACGTACGCCTCGAACTCGGTCGGTGCGGCCGCCTACCGCCAGCTCGCCAGGGAGGTGCTCGCCCGGTGTCACGCCGAGTGA
- a CDS encoding CTP synthase translates to MPPKTTTTKHIFVTGGVASSLGKGLTASSLGALLKARGLRVTMQKLDPYLNVDPGTMNPFQHGEVFVTNDGAETDLDIGHYERFLDVDLDGSANVTTGQVYSQVIAKERRGEYLGDTVQVIPHITNEIKHRIRRMATDDVDVVITEVGGTVGDIESLPFLETVRQVRHEVGRDNVFVVHISLLPYIGPSGELKTKPTQHSVAALRNIGIQPDAIVLRADRDVPTAIKRKISLMCDVDEAAVVAAIDAKSIYDIPKVLHTEGLDAYVVRKLDLPFRDVDWTTWDDLLDRVHNPDHEVTVALVGKYIDLPDAYLSVTEAMRAGGFANKARVKVKWVTSDDCKTQAGAAGQLGDVDAIVIPGGFGERGVNGKVGAIQYARENRIPLLGLCLGLQCIVVEAARNLAGIADANSTEFDPATSHPVISTMEEQLAYVEGAGDLGGTMRLGLYPAKLAEGSIVREAYGDEPYVDERHRHRYEVNNAYRAELEKKAGIVFSGTSPDNKLVEYVEYPREVHPYLVATQAHPELRSRPTRPHPLFAGLVKAAVERQQAARTTGK, encoded by the coding sequence ATGCCGCCCAAAACCACGACGACCAAGCACATCTTCGTCACCGGGGGTGTCGCGTCCTCCCTCGGCAAGGGCCTGACCGCCTCCAGCCTGGGTGCGCTCCTCAAGGCCCGGGGCCTTCGGGTCACGATGCAAAAGCTCGACCCGTACCTCAACGTCGACCCGGGCACGATGAACCCGTTCCAGCACGGTGAGGTGTTCGTCACCAACGACGGCGCCGAGACCGACCTGGACATCGGCCACTACGAGCGGTTCCTCGACGTCGACCTCGACGGCTCGGCCAACGTCACCACCGGCCAGGTCTACAGCCAGGTCATCGCCAAGGAGCGGCGCGGCGAGTACCTCGGCGACACCGTCCAGGTCATCCCGCACATCACCAACGAGATCAAGCACCGCATCCGCCGGATGGCGACCGACGACGTCGACGTCGTGATCACGGAGGTCGGCGGCACGGTCGGCGACATCGAGTCGCTGCCGTTCCTGGAGACCGTCCGCCAGGTCCGCCACGAGGTCGGCCGCGACAACGTGTTCGTGGTGCACATCTCGCTGCTGCCCTACATCGGCCCGTCCGGCGAGCTGAAGACCAAGCCGACCCAGCACAGCGTGGCGGCCCTGCGGAACATCGGTATCCAGCCGGACGCCATCGTGCTGCGCGCCGACCGTGACGTACCGACCGCGATCAAGCGCAAGATCTCGCTGATGTGCGACGTCGACGAGGCGGCCGTCGTCGCCGCCATCGACGCCAAGTCGATCTACGACATCCCCAAGGTGCTCCACACCGAGGGCCTGGACGCCTACGTCGTCCGCAAGCTGGACCTGCCGTTCCGTGACGTCGACTGGACGACGTGGGACGACCTGCTGGACCGCGTCCACAACCCCGACCACGAGGTCACCGTCGCGCTCGTCGGCAAGTACATCGACCTGCCCGACGCCTACCTGTCGGTGACCGAGGCCATGCGTGCCGGCGGCTTCGCCAACAAGGCCCGCGTCAAGGTCAAGTGGGTCACCTCCGACGACTGCAAGACGCAGGCGGGTGCGGCCGGGCAGCTCGGCGACGTCGACGCGATCGTCATCCCCGGCGGCTTCGGTGAGCGCGGCGTCAACGGCAAGGTGGGCGCCATCCAGTACGCCCGCGAGAACCGGATCCCGCTGCTCGGCCTGTGCCTGGGCCTGCAGTGCATCGTGGTCGAGGCCGCGCGGAACCTCGCCGGCATCGCCGACGCCAACTCCACCGAGTTCGACCCGGCCACCTCCCACCCCGTCATCTCGACGATGGAGGAGCAGCTGGCGTATGTGGAGGGCGCGGGCGACCTGGGCGGAACGATGCGCCTGGGCCTGTACCCGGCGAAGCTCGCCGAGGGCTCGATCGTCCGCGAGGCCTACGGCGACGAGCCGTACGTCGACGAGCGGCACCGCCACCGCTACGAGGTGAACAACGCCTACCGCGCGGAGCTGGAGAAGAAGGCGGGCATCGTCTTCTCGGGCACGTCCCCGGACAACAAGCTCGTCGAGTACGTCGAGTACCCGCGCGAGGTGCACCCCTACCTGGTCGCCACCCAGGCGCACCCGGAGCTGCGCTCCCGTCCGACCCGGCCGCACCCGCTCTTCGCGGGTCTGGTGAAGGCGGCCGTCGAACGGCAGCAGGCCGCGCGCACGACGGGCAAGTGA
- a CDS encoding glycoside hydrolase family 15 protein has product MAGRIEDYALIGDMQTAALVCRDGTADWLCLPRFDSHAVFAGILGTEEHGFWRIGPAHADDAEPPAADRRRYVGDSLILESVWDAPGRGTVRVTDFMPPRDGAPQLVRIVEGVSGRVRMRSALRMRFSYGRVVPWVHQVEGRTVAVAGPDSIWLDTDVETHGEHLTTYSDFTVKEGDRVAFTISWQPSHRPQPPLADPMGALEATTEFWREWVDHCTYRGPYREAVVRSLITLKALTYAPTGGIVAAPTTSLPEDIGGVRNWDYRYTWLRDAAITLSSLLRTGYREEARAWREWLLRAVAGDPENLQIMYGIAGERELGEAELDWLPGYENSAPVRVGNGAANQLQLDVYGEVTEALHLAHMTGLSRNDYASLLQLKLIRYLEDHWDQPDEGIWEVRGPRRHFVHSKVMAWVAVDRTIKLIESGDADGPLDKWAELRDTIHRDVCEKGYDPERNTFTQSYGSKELDASLLLIPQVGFLPPDDKRVIGTIEAIQRELSTSDGFILRYPTEGSDEGVDGLPGDEGAFLACSFWMADDLAMIGRVDEARRLFEKLLALRNDLGLLAEEWDPRLQRQVGNFPQAFSHVPLIDTALRLTASGAYGG; this is encoded by the coding sequence GTGGCCGGGCGCATCGAGGACTACGCACTCATCGGAGACATGCAGACCGCCGCCCTGGTCTGCCGGGACGGCACGGCCGACTGGCTGTGCCTGCCCCGCTTCGATTCGCACGCCGTCTTCGCAGGAATCCTCGGTACCGAGGAACACGGTTTCTGGCGGATCGGGCCGGCGCACGCCGATGACGCCGAACCGCCCGCCGCCGACCGCCGCCGGTACGTCGGCGACTCGCTGATCCTCGAATCCGTGTGGGACGCGCCGGGCCGTGGCACGGTGCGCGTGACCGACTTCATGCCGCCGCGTGACGGCGCCCCGCAGCTGGTGCGGATCGTGGAGGGCGTCAGCGGCCGGGTGCGGATGCGGTCGGCGCTGCGCATGCGGTTCTCCTACGGGCGCGTGGTGCCCTGGGTGCACCAGGTCGAGGGCCGTACGGTCGCCGTCGCCGGCCCGGACTCGATCTGGCTGGACACCGACGTGGAGACCCACGGCGAGCACCTGACGACGTACTCGGACTTCACCGTCAAGGAGGGCGACCGGGTCGCCTTCACCATCAGCTGGCAGCCCTCGCACCGCCCGCAGCCGCCGCTGGCGGACCCGATGGGCGCCCTGGAGGCGACGACGGAGTTCTGGCGCGAGTGGGTCGACCACTGCACCTACCGCGGCCCCTACCGGGAGGCCGTGGTCCGCTCCCTGATCACGCTGAAGGCGCTGACGTACGCCCCGACGGGCGGCATCGTCGCCGCGCCCACCACCTCGCTGCCGGAGGACATCGGCGGCGTACGGAACTGGGACTACCGCTACACCTGGCTGCGCGACGCGGCGATCACCCTGTCGTCGCTGCTGCGCACCGGCTACCGCGAGGAGGCCCGCGCCTGGCGCGAGTGGCTGCTGCGCGCGGTGGCGGGCGACCCGGAGAACCTCCAGATCATGTACGGCATCGCCGGCGAGCGCGAGCTCGGCGAGGCGGAGCTGGACTGGCTGCCCGGCTACGAGAACTCCGCCCCGGTCCGGGTCGGCAACGGCGCCGCCAACCAGCTCCAGCTCGACGTGTACGGCGAGGTCACCGAGGCTCTGCACCTGGCGCACATGACGGGCCTGTCGCGCAACGACTACGCCTCGCTGCTCCAGCTGAAGCTGATCCGGTACCTGGAGGACCACTGGGACCAGCCCGACGAGGGCATCTGGGAGGTGCGCGGGCCGCGCCGCCACTTCGTGCACTCCAAGGTGATGGCGTGGGTGGCGGTCGACCGGACGATCAAGCTGATCGAGTCCGGGGACGCGGACGGCCCGCTGGACAAGTGGGCGGAGCTGCGCGACACGATCCACCGGGACGTGTGCGAGAAGGGCTACGACCCGGAGCGCAACACCTTCACGCAGTCGTACGGCTCGAAGGAGCTGGACGCCTCGCTGCTGCTGATCCCGCAGGTGGGCTTCCTGCCGCCGGACGACAAGCGGGTCATCGGCACGATCGAGGCGATCCAGCGGGAGCTGTCCACCTCGGACGGCTTCATCCTGCGCTACCCGACGGAGGGCTCCGACGAGGGCGTGGACGGCCTGCCGGGTGACGAGGGCGCGTTCCTGGCCTGCTCGTTCTGGATGGCGGACGACCTGGCGATGATCGGCCGGGTCGACGAGGCGCGCAGGCTCTTCGAGAAGCTGCTGGCGCTGCGCAACGACCTGGGGCTGCTGGCGGAGGAGTGGGACCCGCGCCTCCAGCGCCAGGTGGGCAACTTCCCGCAGGCGTTCAGCCACGTGCCGCTGATCGACACGGCCCTGCGGCTGACCGCCTCGGGCGCGTACGGGGGTTAG
- a CDS encoding NUDIX domain-containing protein, with product MAIKDTPEEWRVTASAVPFKGNKTSVRTDDVVMPDGTVVRRDYQVHPGSVAVVALDDDDRVLVLRQYRHPVRQKLWEIPAGLLDVPGENPLNAAVRELYEEAHVKAERWQVLTDVYTTPGGCDEAVRIFLARGLSAAEGDRFEVAEEEADMELARVPLDELARGVLAGELHNNCLVVGVLSVLAARAADGLDALRPAEAPWPARPFEA from the coding sequence ATGGCCATCAAGGACACGCCCGAGGAGTGGCGGGTCACCGCGAGCGCGGTGCCGTTCAAGGGCAACAAGACGAGTGTCCGCACCGACGACGTGGTCATGCCGGACGGGACCGTCGTACGCCGTGACTACCAGGTCCACCCCGGCTCGGTCGCGGTCGTCGCCCTCGACGACGACGACCGGGTCCTCGTGCTGCGCCAGTACCGGCACCCGGTCCGGCAGAAGCTGTGGGAGATCCCGGCCGGTCTGCTGGACGTGCCCGGCGAGAACCCGCTGAACGCGGCGGTGCGCGAACTGTATGAGGAGGCGCACGTCAAGGCGGAGCGCTGGCAGGTCCTCACGGACGTGTACACCACGCCGGGCGGCTGTGACGAGGCCGTGCGGATCTTCCTCGCGCGCGGTCTGTCGGCGGCGGAGGGCGACCGCTTCGAGGTCGCCGAGGAGGAGGCCGACATGGAGCTCGCCCGGGTGCCGCTCGACGAGCTGGCACGCGGCGTCCTGGCGGGCGAGCTGCACAACAACTGCCTGGTCGTGGGCGTCTTGTCGGTGCTCGCCGCCCGCGCGGCGGACGGTCTGGACGCGCTCCGGCCCGCCGAGGCGCCCTGGCCGGCCCGCCCGTTCGAGGCGTAG
- the ald gene encoding alanine dehydrogenase has product MKVGIPREVKNNEFRVAITPAGVHELVRNGHQVFVEQNAGVGSSITDDEYVAAGARILPTADEVWATADLLLKVKEPIAEEYHRLRKDQTLFTYLHLAASRECTDALIESGTTAIAYETVETANRALPLLAPMSEVAGRLAPQVGAYHLMRAAGGRGVLPGGVPGVIPAKAVVIGGGVSGWNAAQIAIGMGFDVTLLDRDINKLREADKIFGTKIKAVMSNSFELEKAVLEADLVIGAVLIPGAKAPKLVTNELVSRMKPGSVLVDIAIDQGGCFEDSRPTTHAEPTFPVHNSVFYCVANMPGAVPNTSTYALTNATLPYIVSLANNGWVEALRRDAALAKGLNTHDGKVVYREVAEAHGLAHVGIDSLIG; this is encoded by the coding sequence GTGAAGGTCGGCATCCCCCGCGAGGTCAAGAACAACGAGTTCCGGGTGGCCATCACCCCCGCCGGTGTGCACGAGCTCGTGCGCAACGGCCACCAGGTCTTCGTCGAGCAGAACGCCGGTGTGGGCTCCTCGATCACGGACGACGAGTACGTCGCCGCAGGTGCTCGGATCCTTCCGACGGCCGACGAGGTCTGGGCCACCGCGGACCTGCTGCTGAAGGTCAAGGAGCCGATCGCGGAGGAGTACCACCGCCTCCGCAAGGACCAGACCCTCTTCACCTACCTGCACCTCGCCGCCTCCCGCGAGTGCACGGACGCCCTCATCGAGTCCGGCACCACCGCCATCGCGTACGAGACCGTCGAGACCGCGAACCGCGCCCTGCCGCTGCTGGCCCCGATGTCCGAGGTCGCGGGCCGGCTGGCCCCGCAGGTCGGCGCCTACCACCTGATGCGCGCGGCCGGCGGCCGGGGCGTCCTGCCCGGCGGTGTCCCCGGTGTCATCCCGGCCAAGGCCGTCGTCATCGGCGGTGGCGTCTCCGGCTGGAACGCCGCCCAGATCGCCATCGGCATGGGCTTCGACGTGACCCTGCTCGACCGCGACATCAACAAGCTGCGCGAGGCCGACAAGATCTTCGGCACGAAGATCAAGGCCGTCATGTCCAACTCCTTCGAGCTGGAGAAGGCCGTCCTCGAGGCCGACCTCGTCATCGGCGCGGTGCTCATCCCGGGCGCCAAGGCCCCGAAGCTGGTCACCAACGAGCTGGTCTCCCGGATGAAGCCCGGAAGTGTCCTTGTCGACATCGCGATCGACCAGGGCGGCTGCTTCGAGGACTCCCGTCCCACCACGCACGCCGAGCCGACGTTCCCCGTCCACAACTCGGTCTTCTACTGCGTCGCCAACATGCCGGGCGCGGTGCCCAACACCTCCACCTACGCGCTGACCAACGCCACGCTGCCCTACATCGTGTCGCTGGCCAACAACGGCTGGGTCGAGGCGCTGCGCCGCGACGCCGCGCTCGCCAAGGGCCTCAACACCCACGACGGCAAGGTCGTCTACCGCGAGGTCGCCGAGGCCCACGGCCTGGCGCACGTCGGGATCGACTCGCTCATCGGCTGA
- a CDS encoding AAA family ATPase → MTDQAVDIGGAGGADRSGARPGHRLFFGRVRELKELRADIARAGLDTLAGRPSPRARVLLIAGRPGSGRTALAEELVGDLARGYRDGVLRARLTEPGGAPVPVERVARGLLDRLGVPAPAGAGEDELTQLLRETFTDRRALLLLDDAANAEQVDALLPDNPACLVVAVAEGPLTGIPDVRPCTVGGLDAKSAIELLDRFTGSVRITVDPQAAETLTELCGGQPAALVLAGGWLAARPMSSVADLTKRLRSLPDEPDRPAATRPLARAFRLAYEALPAPAARTLRLLALAPVGIADAHTASALAGCSVSAARTALEGFAAAGLVHEADDEQYEVPGCLLPLLRERLESEDRPAEVQLARARMLERTVRLLQSCRAVTEPEGSPARRKLAGLPRALRFTGPEAAAAWLRTRQPALLAAARVAVDDGDLDTLARRLVAALVRALAAHRGTEEAAPELYGLHQLVLDVAERRGLHRERAAALLNLADLDARTGRTADALARYRAALDAGRLANDPYAIGRAMESVGGAHQALGDWQRAADWYGRALSQRLARDERADQARLYGRLGAVHTYEGRYGEALRNWRAAAAGYRRLGDLAGHARALSEAARVQEYAGRPQECLRTCEEAVEWARRAKDVRLLAALQLRLADTLDRLGDPAAARLHRAAADRLLGTEGSAYEIRSASAKD, encoded by the coding sequence GTGACGGATCAGGCGGTGGACATCGGCGGCGCGGGCGGGGCGGACCGGTCCGGTGCGCGGCCCGGGCACCGTCTCTTCTTCGGGCGGGTGCGCGAGCTCAAGGAGCTGCGGGCCGACATCGCCCGCGCCGGGCTCGACACCCTCGCCGGGCGGCCCTCCCCGCGCGCCCGCGTGCTGCTGATCGCGGGGCGCCCCGGCAGCGGCCGCACCGCGCTCGCCGAGGAACTCGTCGGCGACCTCGCCCGCGGCTACCGCGACGGCGTCCTGCGGGCCCGCCTGACCGAACCCGGCGGCGCGCCGGTGCCCGTCGAACGGGTCGCCCGCGGGCTGCTGGACCGCCTCGGCGTCCCCGCGCCCGCCGGGGCGGGGGAGGACGAACTCACCCAGCTGCTGCGGGAGACGTTCACCGACCGCCGCGCCCTGCTCCTGCTGGACGACGCCGCGAACGCCGAGCAGGTCGACGCGCTGCTCCCGGACAACCCCGCGTGCCTGGTCGTCGCGGTCGCCGAGGGCCCGCTCACCGGCATCCCGGACGTCCGCCCCTGCACGGTCGGCGGGCTGGACGCCAAGTCCGCCATCGAACTGCTCGACCGCTTCACCGGCTCCGTGCGGATCACCGTCGACCCGCAGGCCGCCGAGACGCTCACCGAGCTGTGCGGCGGCCAGCCCGCAGCCCTGGTGCTGGCGGGCGGCTGGCTCGCCGCCCGGCCCATGTCGTCCGTCGCCGACCTCACCAAGCGGCTGCGGTCCCTGCCCGACGAGCCCGACCGGCCCGCCGCCACCCGGCCGCTCGCCCGCGCCTTCCGCCTGGCCTACGAGGCGCTGCCCGCGCCCGCCGCCCGGACGCTGCGCCTGCTGGCACTAGCCCCGGTCGGCATCGCCGACGCCCACACCGCCTCCGCCCTGGCCGGCTGCTCGGTGTCGGCCGCCCGGACCGCGCTGGAGGGCTTCGCCGCCGCCGGGCTGGTCCACGAGGCGGACGACGAGCAGTACGAGGTGCCCGGCTGCCTGCTGCCGCTGCTGCGCGAGCGTCTGGAGAGCGAGGACCGGCCCGCCGAGGTGCAGCTGGCCCGTGCCCGGATGCTGGAGCGGACCGTACGGCTCCTCCAGTCGTGCCGGGCGGTCACCGAGCCCGAGGGGTCGCCCGCGCGGCGCAAGCTCGCCGGGCTGCCGCGCGCCCTGCGCTTCACCGGTCCGGAGGCCGCCGCCGCGTGGCTGCGCACCCGGCAGCCCGCCCTGCTGGCCGCCGCCCGGGTCGCCGTCGACGACGGGGACCTCGACACCCTGGCCCGCCGCCTGGTCGCCGCGCTCGTCCGGGCGCTCGCCGCCCACCGGGGCACCGAGGAGGCGGCGCCCGAGCTGTACGGGCTGCACCAGCTGGTCCTGGACGTCGCGGAGCGGCGCGGGCTGCACCGTGAGCGGGCCGCCGCCCTGCTGAACCTCGCCGACCTGGACGCCCGGACCGGCCGCACCGCCGACGCGCTCGCCCGCTACCGGGCCGCTCTGGACGCCGGACGGCTCGCGAACGACCCGTACGCGATCGGCCGCGCGATGGAATCCGTAGGCGGCGCGCACCAGGCGCTGGGGGACTGGCAGCGGGCCGCCGACTGGTACGGGCGGGCCCTGTCGCAGCGCCTCGCCCGGGACGAGCGGGCCGACCAGGCGCGGCTGTACGGCCGGCTCGGCGCCGTCCACACCTATGAGGGGCGGTATGGCGAGGCCCTGCGGAACTGGCGGGCCGCCGCGGCCGGATATCGCCGCCTCGGCGATCTCGCCGGGCACGCCCGGGCGTTGAGCGAGGCGGCCCGGGTCCAGGAGTACGCGGGGCGCCCGCAGGAGTGCCTGCGCACCTGCGAGGAGGCCGTGGAGTGGGCGCGCAGGGCCAAGGACGTGCGGCTTCTCGCGGCGCTCCAGCTGCGGCTGGCGGACACGCTCGACCGGCTGGGCGATCCCGCGGCGGCCCGGCTCCACCGTGCCGCGGCTGATCGTCTGCTGGGAACCGAGGGATCAGCCTACGAAATCCGCAGTGCTTCAGCCAAAGATTAA
- a CDS encoding segregation and condensation protein A, translating to MPPTDAPSPRRRALGRGPGARAPEGPAPAAPPAPEPAPAPEPPQEPEQLPSAPEPPQEPAPESGREPAPGGPGDGRFTVRLANFEGPFDLLLQLISKHKLDVTEVALSRVTDEFMAHIRAMGPDWDLDQTTEFLVVAATLLDLKAARLLPAAEVEDEADLALLEARDLLFARLLQYRAYKQVADVFSERLESEGRRYPRTVGLEPHHAELLPDVVISIGAEGFAKLAVKAMQPRAKPQVYVEHIHAPLVSVREQAEVVVARLRERGRLSFGELAGDAPDTLTVVARFLALLELYREKAVALDQDEALGELTVRWTGEGSVEVTDEFDQEET from the coding sequence ATGCCCCCGACCGACGCTCCGTCCCCCCGCCGCCGCGCCCTCGGCCGCGGCCCGGGCGCCCGCGCCCCGGAGGGCCCCGCCCCTGCGGCCCCGCCCGCGCCGGAACCAGCACCCGCGCCCGAGCCCCCGCAGGAGCCCGAGCAGCTCCCGTCGGCGCCCGAGCCTCCGCAGGAGCCCGCGCCCGAGTCCGGGCGGGAACCGGCGCCCGGCGGACCCGGCGACGGGCGTTTCACCGTGCGGCTCGCGAACTTCGAGGGGCCGTTCGACCTGCTGCTCCAGCTGATCTCGAAGCACAAGCTCGACGTCACCGAGGTCGCCCTGTCCAGGGTCACCGACGAGTTCATGGCCCACATCCGGGCCATGGGGCCGGACTGGGACCTCGACCAGACCACGGAGTTCCTGGTCGTCGCGGCGACGCTGCTGGACCTGAAGGCCGCCCGGCTGCTGCCCGCCGCGGAGGTGGAGGACGAGGCGGACCTCGCGCTGCTGGAGGCCCGGGACCTGCTGTTCGCGCGGCTGCTGCAGTACCGCGCGTACAAGCAGGTCGCCGACGTCTTCAGCGAGCGGCTGGAGAGCGAGGGCCGGCGCTACCCGCGTACGGTGGGCCTCGAACCGCACCACGCCGAGCTGCTGCCGGACGTCGTCATCAGCATCGGCGCCGAGGGGTTCGCGAAGCTGGCGGTCAAGGCCATGCAGCCCAGGGCCAAGCCGCAGGTGTACGTGGAGCACATCCACGCCCCGCTGGTCAGCGTCCGGGAGCAGGCGGAGGTGGTCGTCGCCCGGCTGCGCGAGCGCGGGCGCCTGAGCTTCGGCGAGCTGGCCGGGGACGCCCCGGACACCCTCACCGTGGTCGCCCGGTTCCTGGCCCTGCTGGAGCTGTACCGCGAGAAGGCCGTCGCCCTGGACCAGGACGAGGCGCTGGGCGAGCTCACCGTGCGGTGGACGGGTGAGGGGAGCGTCGAGGTGACGGACGAGTTCGATCAGGAGGAGACGTGA